The segment ATACTTGACAACCAGAACTCAAGAAACTATGATACCTGTGATACTTGAATCTGGTTTAGTCTGCTAAACCAAATCGAATGCAAAATCATATGGAACAGATCATATCGAGTCGGTTTTGAGTTCCAAATAAAATGCTTCTGCAACATCTTGACATTATTTTGCATGGCCTGGTAACGTCGCAGAGGTATACTTAATAAAATCTCCTTTAGCCTAGGAATATCTTTCTCAGAAACAACCACAGAAAAAGCAGTCCAGTTTAAAACTTCGATAAACGGAAGGGCGAAATTATCAGCAATGATAACCGGAACACACTCATAATATATTGCCTCGACAATCCTCGGGCTGTTCACTTCATAACCCATCGGGCAAAGGCAGTACTTGCTTGATTTCATGTGTTCAGGATAAGACATAACTTTTGAGACTCTATGGGGTAGAGGCCCGTAAATTCTTATGGATTCGTCTTTGTCCCTCCAATATTTGAGAAGTTTGGGACGTACTGGACCATGCATATTTCCAGCGAAAAAGGCAAGAATCGGGCGCTGTGACACTCTTTTCCCACCAAGGTTTCTAAGAGGCCTCCTGGGATTCCTTATAGTGGTCTCGGGAAGGGAAACGTCCTTCCCAGAAACAAATATTCCTTCAGATATATCTGCATTGCAGAGAGCTTTTATAGTGTTTCTACTCAGCTCCTCATGATCTTTTAGAGTATAAGGTCCCTGTAAGAATTTGCTAAAACATATAGTAAGAAAACGCAAAAATACTCATCAATCGAAAATGCATAACCAGAAAAGAGTTCAACACATGATAATTGCAAAAAAAGGTTTTCTTATTTGTACCATATACTCCTCCCTCCGTTCCATTTTCTTTGTGCCTTTATTTGACTGACACGAAGTTTTAAGGAAAAAACGACTTATGAAACTTGTGGTCTAAAACAAGCCATAGATTATAAATCATCTCAGGAAAGGTAAAATGAGAATTTTACAGTTATATTGTTTATAAATATAGAAAGGTGACAAACTTTTTGGGACTGACGAAAAAGGGAAGAGTGTcataaattgggacagagaGAGTAGTTTCTTATGCAGGAAAATTCTTCTTATAACCACCCCACCCAGTCCGAAGGTCATTGATGCACGGTTCGAAACTCCATGGATAATAGATATGTTCATCTGCCCTACTCCACTTAAATACTAGGTTTTTGATTGTGACAAGGTTTGATTCTTTGATATGTGTCTAATCCGCACATCACATGATGTGCCCTTACGACTAAGATAAGCCTACACTTTTCTAATATTTAAGGAAGTCCAATTCCCCAGGCGTAATAgcaaatttaaaagttttatgtCCAAAGAAGAATGCGAAAGTAATACATAGTTCAGCAGACAATATCGATACAGATGCATACCCAATCATGGCAAGCAACAAGAAAGTGATCTGACCCACGTGTGCGGTTCCAGAAAGGATACTTTGAAGCTAGCATGTTCACGTAGTTCCGCAGGAACACTGATAACGGCTTAAGATCATGTGAGTTTACCACATATCGTGCCTTTTGTAGCTGACGCGCGCTATATGGCAGATAGAACAGGTGAGCCTTTTGTGGATCCCTTGTCACAAACTGACGACTATCCTCCATCAGCTTCATGAACCATCCCTCGGATGAATAAATTCCTCTAAGATAAGGTTGATGAAAAATCGGCCTTTTCCCTTCTTTGTAAATGTAAACTTTGAGTATAAGCTCCATCAACTCATAGCTCCTGGAATGTCAACCTAATTGTGTTTAAAGAAAAAGCTAATTTTGaaacacaaaatgaaaaagatatcCATAATAGAAAAGGCCTCAACAACCAATGGTTGTTTAGTGAAAAAAAGCTAGTATTTTATCTAGGATAAATCTAACTGAATCAAGtgataatcataataaataagactcttcttcttttttatgacAAAGCATAATAAACACGATTCTTTATCAGAgcatatcataataaatcatCTGAAAAATAAGCtacctaaaaaatataatcaagtaCCTACCTCTTAAAAGTGGATACGTTCTTGAATAGAGGAGTATACAAGTCCTGATCATCCATAACTAGTGGGGCATTCTCAATCTCTCGTTTGGCATATGCAAGTGCCTCATCTGGAGTCAAAGATGCTATGTATCTCTGGAAAATTGATACagtgaaaaaaaagaaagtcatAAGGCGAACGAGTTCAGTAATAATCTTAAGGAATATAAGCACAACGAAAAACTTACCAGCATATTGTTGGACATGTTTCTAACAGGTGAAGAAGGGAAAATAACTTTATCTACAGCATTCACATGCTTCCTACTTTTCTGCTGTCTCGAAACTTGCTCTCGTCTTTCCAGAACCTGCTGTGTTTCGTTCAGTCTATCTGTAGAGTTGAGTGAAACAACTAGGGGGGCATGCTGACTAAGTTTAAACCGCATATCTTGACTCGCTGGAAGTTCCCTCAAGTTCTTTTCATGATTCAAATAGCGGGAAGATGAAATCTCCGATGGTGGGAAGAGGATCCATTCTGTAAGAGGATAAGGAAGTGTAGAAATTTGAAACATTATCCTAAATACTGTCAGAATAGCACCAATGAAAACCAGCTTCTTCCAGTCAATTCTGAACATCAGAATAGCAATTATTTTACGCAACAATTTCCTAATCTTCATCATGTTGCTAAAAGAATGCATATCTATTTCAGTCCCTTAGGCAGCCTAAGAAGTCCATCTCATACCTCCAATATGCTCCAAGACTCAAACAGGAAGATCTGTGAATTTAAGTTTAAACAAAATGTCAGGTACTTTACTGAGGTGAAGTATAATACACTCAACCACGAACAAAGGCGATACTCTAGGATCATTTACAAGGCAGAAACAAAAACTAATTTAAGCAAAACATCCAAGTGCAAAGGTGAAAGgacatatataaatacattgtTAATGTAGGTATCTATCAGTTCACAGTTATTTCTCTTTCAACAACCGATTATTTGGGTTGAACTCCCCTCTATCACTGATTACCAATTACAAAGAAAAGCCACAAAGGCAGACAGACTAGATAAATCATATGAATAATTGTTGAGAACCAATTCTAATCAGTTTCTATTAACAGAGACAGGAACTAATCATCCAATAATTAAGAAGTTTCCACTTCACGTATTTGTATTGTTGTAAGAAACCAAatcattttgaaacaaaatgacACAAACAAACCAAAAGAATGGAGAAAATAAGGAAGGAAGCACTGTCAATGTTGGAGTGGTTACTTTGTCAATCGAGGCGAAGTTTGAGTATTCATTTATGTATTACGCCTTCTATATATATTCCACTGgcatacaacaacaacatacccagtgtaatcccacaagtggttTCTGGGAAAGGTATAGTATGTAAACCTTACCCCAACGTTGGGAGATAGGGAGGTTTTTTCGTATAGACCTCTGCTCAAGGAAAAACATATCAAAGCAGATAGTATATACAAAGCATGACAAagcaaaacatgaaataaaaaaggaaCAACAACTACAATAAAATAGTGTGATAGTCAAACTACAAGTGACATTATATAGTAATAGAAATCGAAGGATAAGAAACTACCCGCAGATTCTAGCAGCATAACATACCCGGTGTAATTACATAAGTAGGGTTCGAAATGGGTAAAGTGTAAGcagacataaaataaaaagacaattctgGCCAGACTAAAGCTACCTCCAGCTTCTTACAGTACAAAAATTGTGCCAAACTAATACTACAAACTTGTGAAATCCCATAAAGATCCTCTTTTTAAGTGAAAAAAAGAAGGTAAATCCCAAGAATTGAAAAGGGGTTTAGCCCTGTTTCTccacaaaatcaaaaatcaaatctttataCTGATTTCTGAATCCAAGAACCTAAAACAAGTAATAGTAGCAGATTGGTTCATTAAACATTCAtacaaaataacatataaaatcacTGGAATCTGAAATTATCAAACAAAGGGTCAATCATAAAAGATTCCATATCCGAATTtacaaatcaaaaaataaaatatttaacaattcaaaatgtgtcacataaattacgATATAAAAAGGAGTACTATTacatacctttttttttaaaaaaaattaatcctaAACGTACGGCAGAGCAAACAAATAAAGGCTGAATTTTGTAAGAAGGAAATTGAAGAGAAAATGAATTTGGATttagaaagaagaaaacaaaggGAAAGTGAAAGGAAAGGTggcattttttttttctttcataaatcataattgCCTGTTTGGTGGTTAATACCAGTTGTCAACTTgtacttttcttattttaattattgaaaaaaaaattgtatttttttccctttttaatatagtttcgttttaatttatatggtgttatttgatttgttatgaaatttaaaaagaaaaaaaaagaagaatttatttttaatattttacctttagtattaattatttatttctaaattattttcaatatctaATACTACTAATAAGGTTTGTTTGGTCATGTGAGATGAAATAACTGAAGttaaagttttgtttggacatgaaatttgattattattttttatttttgttcacaaacatgaaaagaaaattcataagTGGAAACTATCAAGACTGTCTCAATTATTCATATAATCTTACTAAATGAGCACAAAAGTATAATACATTATAACAAAGTTATTCTTTGAAAAAGTAAAGTATTTATTGATCGAATTTTAGttcaataaaaaagtaaaattgaacATGAGTTGtcgtataatatttttttaacagaATTGAACATGATCAAATGTATATTTCAGTGTAGTCAATTGGCATGTTTCAGTGGCTAACTCGATTGCATAGGATGTCCAGTGCCAGTCACGCGTCCTCTAGTTTGGAGCGTGACACTATAACAATTCTATGACCCCTACATCAAATCAATGATTTCAAGTATTCAAATTAGGGTTGATTCCACCATAGAATCTATCTTAAAACCATCCCCCATCAATATTCACCAATTCTATTACATtctacacatttttttttaatttttttttatgtggaTGAAGTTTTTTTAGGTTGGATGAACGAAAGGAAGGTCAATTTTAACCTTTTCCAGAATGGGGTATTGGACCCTAGACACTTAATTTGTCGATCGAGAcactaattaatttcttttttctctatGTGCTtattttagtctgtttaaaaaacgagtcatttattataataaaaaaaaattaattttataattttatttttacttgaaataaaataatttacatccaatcaaatatttcattaaaattattctaaatcacgaattttaaatttttttatttttttctcaaatatcaTGTCAAGTCAAATAGTGTCATGAAATACGACAGAGTATTATTATAAAAAGGTTTagtcctattttttttttaattcattcttGTTCTTCTCTTTAACTTCTCTAACCTCCACTAGTATACTCCCTTCTTCATACCATATAATGGGTATTTTTACGTTCTTGTCATTGATCCTTAACTTGTTGCAGCTCAAATACAACGAGACCAACATGTTTGAACAACATCCTATAATAACTAGAATCGCggtaatttcttttataatgtattgtattgtacgtTGGATCAAGCTGAAATACACAAGGCACTATGAAAACTACCTTGCTTATTATGTTCCATTTCTTGTGAATTTGCTTCGATGCCTCTTTATAGCGAGCACCATCTCCCTCTTGTTACCACCCTACGTTACACCACTCGTGTTAATCAGTTGTCTTGTTCTTCATGTAATGAAATCATTGTATTGGATTTTCATGAAGATTGACGAGCATTTTGGAGAGACGGAGTTTTGGAGGAGAAGAGTGGATCCTACTTTGTGTTATCTGAGGAGGAAGGTGAATAGGGCAAGAAGAAACATAGGTGAATAGGGCAAGAAGAAACATACTTACTTACTAGTATTGCATGCTTTTGGGGGatgatttattttcttgttgaaCAAGGTAACTAATTTTGCTTTTAGGGTTTCATTGGGTCCTTCCTTATTAAGCTATTGTTGTTGTACTAGTAGTAgtaatattttgttgttgtagtagtatttgttgttgtagttgttgttgtcgtAGTTGTAGTAGTAgtcgttgttgttgtagtaGTATTTGTTGTTGTAGTTATTGTTGTTCTTGTAGTAGTAAGGGCGGAATctattctaaaataaaaaaatgaacgAGTAACGTCTAGAAGTTGTTGCGCCTTTTTGTGATAGGTTTATAAGAAATTTTAAGCGGGAGACAGGGGGCGAACCCGCAAGTTCTTGATGCATgttgtaattgttgttgtagttgttgtcgTCGGTAGTATTTTGGGGTTAAAAGGGTAAGGTTTTGATATGTTTGTATGTTTATgtaactttttaataatataatgttttaaataaaGTGGTGCAATCTCTTGATTGGATtgaattattcataaaaattccatctttttttttttgttgatttccTTAAAATGGCCACAATTATGTGAATATATTAATGCTTTATTAGAACATtttgaaaaagttgaaatttatGTCAAAGGAAAAAGAAGTCAACTTAAGCCACTTGTTGAGTAGTGATTAATTAGTGGATTGTTTTTAAGATTTATGATTAAATGATCACAATTATGTACGAAGATTATATAGTTAAGTTTCTACTATTCCCTAAACTCTAACAAGATATCAAGATCATTTTATTGATATGTGTGTTAATTTATGTAACTTTTTCCCAATTGgtataatatatacaatatactCAAGAAGAAAGATATATGGctcaaattttcatataatttgtaGCTAAATAGTTCCTAACTTAGatgatttttcatataattcGTAGCTAAATAAAATTAGCATGAGATTTTTGTTGTTCAGCTACAAAAATCTTGTGAATAGCTAATTTTCTTGTGTTGGTTTAGGagagcattttaatatttttatttcaagtcATATTGAAGTGTTCTCCAATTCCCAGTTGCATACCTTGAAACATAATGGCCTAATTattccttcattattttttttatcctatGTAATTTTTATGCCATTTATCTTCCTATTTATTGCTAGGAAGATTTCttctagtataaatagtgatggtctttatttgatttgaaacacacaacacacaagaaaaaatatagagtgaaagagttacTTAGTCAAAAAGAGAGCTCTTATTAATTGAAAAAGGAGGtcatgttcttttttgtggagctttggactcaacttttgtgcagagttgttgagttatgcTTTGTGAAGGTTGTTTGTATTGTATcttggaggggacaagtcaagagGATTACGTACTGCTGGACCAGTGAAAACATTTAATGCAGTGGACTTGAATCTCTTTAAAGAGAACGAGATATCCGCGTCTTAGCCTGAAGAgatctatttcttcatttttactaTTGTATTTTTTGCTATCTTATAAATTTTTCACTTTAACATCTTGTATTAGTAATGATGAGAGGTTATAATTCAAAGATTTTTATAAGAACTCAAATAACATCACAAATTgtcattgattttaaataaatgcacaataataacaaaataaaagtttagtttttaaatattgcaCAATCTTGAACCTATATTTATGTggtaattaattaggtgtctAATTGTCAACCTCCAATTCTTAATCAAATCCTAGCTAACCCTACATGGATTTTTTGCTACTTTATGAACCTTCATATTACTCCCTTACACTAAAAATTTAGCTCAACTATAATAGTAGCTCCTAGTTCATTTGACCTAATTTTTCCAACTATATAATATAGAAGAGctcattaaaatattaatataccTAAACTTTTGCTAACCTTCCTTATTCTTCCCTTTACTATTAATGTACAATATGGGATTAGTTATGAAATTTATCGATAATTTTCAGCTAATTCTAAGTTAAATGgaatcaatataaaaattttgatattgaatTAGTAAATTTTACGTATAGcttatttctttgttttccaCCATGCATGTTATAAATAAAGGGTTGTGTTGGGTAGCATTTGCTTTACTTTGGGGCTATAATAAAGGGTTGTATTGGCtaacattttattataattgtttattttgaaagaTCTCAACTCTTCGTTTTTTATtggtcaaatatatattttcaagacTAATAACTTATAAGgataaaatattgtaatttatgcattattttttataaaataccaAATATTATAaacgaactatttataataaaaatgacatatataaaaaaacgaAAAGAGTACTTTTTAAGACTTatactaaaatattaattagtaataattttcatatgaGGAGTGTCATTTTCTAAAAGCTAGCAAGGTTCAAAGAACGAAGAGACTATTGCATATGGAGCAAGTTGACACtaccatatttttttaaaagaaaaataagcaaatgcctataaaagtaaaataattataaatatatatcccattacattcatatcataataaataattacactatatattcatttacTATTTCACTTAACTGATACTAAATTAGTATCATATATATCGTATTAATAGCATTAAAGCTGATGATCTCGCTGAATTGATACTaaatcagtatatatatatatatatatatatatatatattatattggtATCATTAAAGTTTGTTGTTAAAAAACTACTCATTAGTCAATGATACTATAAGAGTATATATACTGTATTGGTATCATTAAGACTTGTCGTTATAGAACTATTCATTAGTCAATAATACTATAAGAGTATATATCATTATAACTTTTAATGATACCNNNNNNNNNNNNNNNNNNNNNNNNNNNNNNNNNNNNNNNNNNNNNNNNNNNNNNNNNNNNNNNNNNNNNNNNNNNNNNNNNNNNNNNNNNNNNNNNNNNNNNNNNNNNNNNNNNNNNNNNNNNNNNNNNNNNNNNNNNNNNNNNNNNNNNNNNNNNNNNNNNNNNNNNNNNNNNNNNNNNNNNNNNNNNNNNNNNNNNNNNNNNNNNNNNNNNNNNNNNNNNNNNNNNNNNNNNNNNNNNNNNNNNNNNNNNNNNNNNNNNNNNNNNNNNNNNNNNNNNNNNNNNNNNNNNNNNNNNNNNNNNNNNNNNNNNNNNNNNNNNNNNNNNNNNNNNNNNNNNNNNNNNNNNNNNNNNNNNNNNNNNNNNNNNNNNNNNNNNNNNNNNNNNNNNNNNNNNNNNNNNNNNNNNNNNNNNNNNNNNNNNNNNNNNNNNNNNNNNNNNNNNNNNNNNNNNNNNNNNNNNNNNNNNNNNNNNNNNNNNNNNNNNNNNNNNNNNNNNNNNNNNNNNNNNNNNNNNNNNNNNNNNNNNNNNNNNNNNNNNNNNNNNNNNNNNNNNNNNNNNNNNNNNatatatatatatatatatacatatatatatatatatatatattcttataatATCATTGATTAATGAGTAATTTTTTAACAAGAAACCTTGATGATACCACAACAATAAACATCATTGACTAATGATACCATTACACTATATAAATACTGATTTAGTATCAGTTAAGcgaaattatcaattttaatgATACTAATACAATATATGATATCGATTTAGTATCATTTAAGCGAAAATTATCACCCTTAATAAATGGGATAAGAACTGTAATTATTTATGAGAGAATGAGTATTTCAGAAATTActctaaatttaaatataaacttataattattttaaattttatgatccACTTATATAGGTTTtactgtttttttaaaaaattattttgaacttgaagtccttttgttattattaatgCCTTAATGGGCTAAAAGTTCATATGGACCAAGTTGACACTATCATATAAACATTTATatgttttgttctttcatttacttttcGTATTTTGATATGACACAAAGcttaagaaagtaaaaaacttttgaattttgtgaatgtaaattaaatatatatcaaatgtatcaaaagattatttaattttatgatattaaatatgtCATAAAAAAGTCGAACAATAGCTAAAAAGAgtttgaggtttttttttttttgaaagagaCTAAAAAAAGTATagtaaacaaattgaaatggatGAAACAAATATTCCTCGAGAATTGAACATTATTagaaaaagttatttaataCTCGTATAATTGAACAAACAAATTAAGTTTTATCTTGAGTTTCTAAGATAATACTTATTATTAGTTAAGTTAACAATATAATAACACTTATTTTAATACgaaaaaattagtaattttaactttcattattttaaaataattggaGAATAAATCTGGAGTTGAAGTCTCTCTGTCTCTTTCCATCACTCAAAAGgacatgatattatatatacCTTAGTTTTTGCAAaagaatatattatatatattataatcatGTCATGTTTGTAACATGTAACCTTGTTACAAACTCTTTTGTCAAACATTAATTCTTAAATAAATCATttataataatgatataaataaatattatctcACGTGAAAATTAAGTATATTTAAAGACGAAGTATATAAGAAGGTGAAGTAGATACAATCAACTGATCAGtatgaaatattgttatttgTAATAACTTATTTTACCATTCAatataattctatttttatgtCGTATCTCAAGAGTTCAATTAACATGGGGTGTGGATATTCCACTtgattgaatataatttttctttttgatcaataattaaaaatagaagaaataataTCTCGTGTCTATTCGTTAAACATTTTGTCAAtatacattttcttttaatgaaTCAATTAAGGTGGTGCTcggatagttttttttttttgacatcaTACGAATCCAAATTTAATGAGATTCTAATATGATACCAAACATGGAaaagtcaaaagaaaaataaaaaatggagtcttgttattttcataactttttaactaaaacataaaaatgaacGAGTTTAATCGATTTTAGAAATACAAAAAGTGATTATCATATTTGAGCTTTTGAAAATTTACGTATAGTCATTAAAAGGATGgttaatgattttttaactataagaaaaaatgatttttttaaatctatttataattataataatatacatatatttttaacaatattgaaaatttgaaatcattattatgaataaatttaattgtccttcaatttttattttttatttttttaaaaatctattttagtcattttcacttttaatatatcCAGTCAGCAATAGTCAACGATTGACAGGTTGGACAAGTGAGACCACGTCGATTGGAATATTTTAACCAATAAGAAATAACCACGTCATTAGCAAAATAAGATAATTAataaaactacaaaataaataaaaaaaattcttaattgaCCAAAATACCACTACTGCTTATTGAACGACCCATGAACGTTAAATACAAAACCAAATGCAAATTGAAGGGTATttatggaaaaataaaattttttatactttaatataaccttattaattaatatcataattaatacAGTATAATCCAAAACgaaccaaaaatatttatacaaaaaaaattaaacaccaaaaaaaagagaaaaacaaaaaaaagaaaatcctaATCGGAAAACTGATCTTCCGGCGATCtgaaaattctgaaatttgtTCGATCTATGGCTGCCCCATTTTTCTCGACGCCGTTTCAACCTTTTGTTTATCAGGTATTCGTAAgtttttttgtgttatttttggaatgttttgtcaattttattgtatttttttcgaTGATGGATCCAGGATTTGATGTTATAGAGTGTTGGTGTCAGTGCACCGATTAATATTTTTGGTGATAACAGtatgaaattcataaatttaaatgttttaaaatcaatttttataatCCAATTGCTTGGtttagtggtcaatgaagtggtttGAGTAGCTGGAGGTAGGTTCAAATTCCAGCATAGATAAAGGAAAATATTTGGTGATTTGTTCTCATTGTATCACGcggaattagtcgaggtgcgtGTGTATACTGAGGAATTAGTCTAGGTGAGTGCAAAATCAATTTGTATATGaggttatttttcttttttttttttgtgtgtgct is part of the Solanum pennellii chromosome 8, SPENNV200 genome and harbors:
- the LOC107028726 gene encoding probable glycosyltransferase At5g25310 — its product is MHSFSNMMKIRKLLRKIIAILMFRIDWKKLVFIGAILTVFRIMFQISTLPYPLTEWILFPPSEISSSRYLNHEKNLRELPASQDMRFKLSQHAPLVVSLNSTDRLNETQQVLERREQVSRQQKSRKHVNAVDKVIFPSSPVRNMSNNMLRYIASLTPDEALAYAKREIENAPLVMDDQDLYTPLFKNVSTFKRSYELMELILKVYIYKEGKRPIFHQPYLRGIYSSEGWFMKLMEDSRQFVTRDPQKAHLFYLPYSARQLQKARYVVNSHDLKPLSVFLRNYVNMLASKYPFWNRTRGSDHFLVACHDWGPYTLKDHEELSRNTIKALCNADISEGIFVSGKDVSLPETTIRNPRRPLRNLGGKRVSQRPILAFFAGNMHGPVRPKLLKYWRDKDESIRIYGPLPHRVSKVMSYPEHMKSSKYCLCPMGYEVNSPRIVEAIYYECVPVIIADNFALPFIEVLNWTAFSVVVSEKDIPRLKEILLSIPLRRYQAMQNNVKMLQKHFIWNSKPTRYDLFHMILHSIWFSRLNQIQVSQVS